In the genome of Pseudomonas putida, one region contains:
- the bcsC gene encoding cellulose synthase complex outer membrane protein BcsC — translation MYRLISIVLLTGLCSQVAAQPTDRSEQRQWLLEQIRMGEALHRDDLVRDALGRLRLLEPRDAEVLFASLRLALREHDQEQVTQLMARISQEAPGSVQEHKAKRLIELQQPEATRRLQQARLFAVTGRNQEALEIYDQLFAGEPPSLELALDYWRVRSALPGQRREAIEQLQALDRQYPGNAGLRQTLVGLLFAEKRDPEALALLELLSRDPGARDSAAQREFDYLSGQPVGAASVAAWKAFVQRYPASPLLPQANQTLAHQRQLIADPAWQAGQRGKQLLDQGRNAEAEAQLRRALRQYPDDASLHGALGYALMRQSRFEDANAAFRLAATKEQDTYWISQWKDLESSSHYWMQLKKADQALERRDISTARAIYQQARQQRPQDEFAVLGLADVAVAEGDPATAERLYLQVRRMAPDNESAVRGLMRIYQAQSPDKARAYLNGLPPRQQAMFASLRRSLELEQLRSEADAAVQRQDWAAASPALKRAVELAPDEPWLVYQLAGSLRQQGRIGEADAAFAKLLQRHPTDPQARYAHGLFLESTDRDALVLDSLAGVPQGAWTDDMHALEKRARRRVTLAQARQLRDQGREAEASALLEAGIARGEGDTDDLLMLADWAATRGDHSTARTYFERVLERQPEQPEARLGLIEGWIAEGNLPRARQALEQRAPQFPPGQIDAQRRLANAWLAVGDRAQAASLLDRLVAEQAQPDPLLRRDAARLAVQQDPQRALDLYAAAMADADLLQRRAVEPRDDRALTYASRAKDEDDWLARSLRSDVDELYRQQNPSITLMHDYGWRNDDGTPGISELKRQTTLLHADMPLQDGKAFVRLERIGLDAGSFDLEDGQHTEAFGTCQVSGTTRSGNPLPAGCPGGSQTANGRIMALGWEGERWAADLGTTDGFEVNNWLGGATVNGDLGELGWSLTASRRPMSNSLLSFGGAKDPRTGVRWGGVTANGATLGLSWDQGGDDGVWASLGHHWLYGENVTDNQRTRAMAGYYYRLLERADERMRIGLTVMHWRHDKDLGDYYLGQGGYYSPERYNSIGVPFSYAWRNYDWSVLLETSVSWSQAKSGSRPRYPNQSLNDKLLNRYDLESSNLGDISESSTSNGVGYHLRGLFERRLSDHWALGGGFDWQHSDDYAPSSAMLYVRYLFEPWRGNLLLPVEPLEPYSEWR, via the coding sequence ATGTACCGATTGATTAGCATCGTGCTGCTGACAGGGCTTTGCAGCCAGGTTGCAGCGCAACCGACTGACCGCAGCGAGCAACGGCAATGGCTGTTGGAGCAGATTCGCATGGGCGAGGCTTTGCACCGCGATGACCTGGTTCGCGATGCACTGGGTCGCTTGCGCCTGCTTGAGCCGCGCGACGCCGAGGTGCTGTTCGCTTCGTTGCGCCTGGCCCTGCGCGAGCATGATCAGGAGCAGGTCACCCAGCTCATGGCGCGCATTAGCCAGGAGGCGCCCGGTAGCGTCCAGGAGCACAAGGCCAAGCGTCTGATCGAGTTGCAGCAGCCGGAGGCAACCCGGCGCCTGCAACAGGCACGCCTGTTCGCAGTGACCGGGCGCAATCAGGAGGCGCTGGAGATTTACGATCAGTTGTTCGCGGGTGAGCCGCCCAGCCTGGAGCTGGCGCTAGACTACTGGCGTGTGCGCAGCGCCTTGCCTGGCCAGCGGCGCGAAGCGATCGAGCAGTTGCAGGCTCTGGACCGGCAGTACCCAGGGAATGCTGGGCTGCGCCAGACGCTGGTGGGGCTGCTGTTTGCTGAGAAACGAGATCCCGAGGCGCTGGCCCTGCTTGAATTGCTTTCACGTGATCCAGGCGCACGCGATTCTGCTGCGCAGCGTGAATTCGACTATCTCTCTGGGCAGCCCGTGGGCGCTGCCAGCGTGGCGGCCTGGAAAGCTTTCGTCCAACGCTATCCGGCATCACCGCTGTTGCCTCAGGCCAACCAGACCCTTGCCCATCAACGTCAATTGATCGCCGATCCCGCGTGGCAGGCCGGTCAGCGTGGCAAGCAGTTGCTCGACCAAGGGCGTAACGCCGAGGCTGAGGCCCAGTTGCGCCGTGCCTTGCGCCAATACCCCGACGATGCCAGCCTGCACGGCGCCTTGGGTTATGCGTTGATGCGCCAGAGCCGTTTCGAGGACGCCAACGCCGCGTTTCGTCTGGCTGCGACCAAAGAGCAGGACACCTATTGGATCAGTCAGTGGAAGGATCTGGAGTCGTCCAGCCATTACTGGATGCAATTGAAAAAAGCCGACCAGGCGCTGGAACGGCGCGATATCTCCACCGCCCGTGCGATCTATCAACAGGCGCGCCAGCAGCGGCCCCAGGATGAATTCGCCGTGCTTGGCTTGGCCGACGTGGCGGTCGCCGAGGGCGATCCGGCCACTGCTGAGCGCTTGTACCTTCAGGTTCGGCGCATGGCGCCGGACAACGAGAGTGCTGTGCGCGGCCTGATGCGGATCTACCAAGCACAATCACCCGACAAGGCGCGTGCCTACCTGAACGGCCTGCCACCTCGGCAACAGGCAATGTTCGCCAGCCTGCGCCGCAGCCTGGAACTGGAGCAACTGCGCAGCGAAGCCGATGCAGCCGTGCAGCGGCAGGACTGGGCAGCGGCGAGCCCAGCGCTGAAGCGGGCAGTCGAGTTGGCGCCAGATGAACCCTGGCTGGTCTACCAACTCGCCGGCAGCCTCCGTCAGCAAGGGCGTATCGGCGAGGCCGATGCCGCCTTTGCCAAGCTGTTGCAACGGCATCCGACCGACCCGCAAGCGCGCTATGCCCATGGCCTGTTCCTGGAGTCCACTGACCGTGATGCCTTGGTACTGGATAGCCTTGCCGGTGTCCCCCAAGGTGCATGGACCGACGACATGCATGCCCTTGAAAAGCGCGCGCGGCGCCGCGTCACTCTGGCTCAGGCGCGACAGTTGCGCGACCAGGGGCGCGAAGCCGAGGCAAGCGCACTGCTCGAGGCCGGGATTGCTCGCGGCGAAGGCGACACCGATGACCTGCTGATGCTCGCGGACTGGGCGGCGACCCGGGGGGATCACAGCACAGCCCGAACGTACTTCGAACGCGTGCTGGAGCGCCAGCCGGAGCAACCTGAGGCCCGCCTTGGGTTGATCGAGGGCTGGATAGCCGAAGGCAACCTGCCCCGAGCACGCCAGGCCCTGGAGCAGCGTGCGCCCCAGTTCCCGCCCGGGCAGATCGACGCACAGCGGCGTCTGGCTAATGCCTGGCTGGCAGTGGGCGACCGGGCGCAGGCGGCGTCGCTGCTCGACCGTCTGGTGGCCGAGCAAGCCCAGCCTGATCCGCTATTGCGTCGAGATGCTGCACGTTTGGCGGTGCAGCAGGATCCGCAACGAGCACTGGATCTTTACGCCGCGGCGATGGCCGATGCCGACCTGCTCCAGCGCCGTGCGGTGGAGCCGCGCGATGATCGGGCGCTGACCTATGCGAGCCGTGCCAAGGACGAGGACGACTGGCTGGCGCGCAGCCTGCGCAGCGACGTTGATGAGTTGTACCGTCAGCAGAACCCCAGCATCACGTTGATGCATGACTATGGCTGGCGCAATGACGACGGGACCCCAGGGATCTCCGAGCTCAAGAGGCAGACGACCCTGTTGCATGCGGACATGCCGCTGCAGGACGGCAAGGCGTTCGTGCGTTTGGAAAGGATTGGTCTGGATGCTGGTAGTTTCGACCTTGAAGATGGCCAGCACACCGAGGCGTTCGGGACATGCCAAGTCAGCGGTACCACCCGTTCGGGTAATCCGTTGCCGGCCGGTTGTCCTGGCGGGTCGCAGACGGCCAATGGCCGGATCATGGCGCTGGGCTGGGAAGGGGAGCGCTGGGCTGCCGACCTCGGCACTACTGATGGCTTCGAGGTCAACAACTGGCTAGGCGGTGCCACGGTCAATGGCGACCTGGGAGAGCTTGGCTGGTCACTGACCGCCTCACGGCGGCCGATGAGCAATTCGCTGCTTTCGTTTGGTGGTGCCAAGGACCCGCGCACGGGTGTGCGCTGGGGAGGTGTTACCGCTAACGGCGCAACGCTCGGGCTGAGCTGGGACCAAGGCGGCGACGATGGTGTATGGGCAAGCCTCGGTCATCATTGGCTGTATGGTGAGAATGTCACCGACAACCAACGTACCCGAGCCATGGCAGGTTACTACTACCGTCTGCTGGAGAGGGCCGACGAGCGCATGCGTATCGGCCTGACCGTGATGCACTGGCGGCATGACAAGGATTTGGGCGATTACTACCTGGGCCAGGGCGGCTACTACAGCCCGGAGCGCTACAACTCCATCGGCGTGCCGTTCAGCTATGCCTGGCGCAACTACGATTGGTCGGTACTGCTGGAAACCTCGGTCAGTTGGTCCCAGGCCAAGAGTGGCAGCCGTCCGCGCTATCCCAACCAGTCGCTGAACGACAAGTTGCTCAATCGCTATGATCTCGAAAGCTCGAACCTCGGCGATATCAGTGAGAGCAGTACCAGCAACGGCGTGGGTTATCACCTCAGAGGCTTGTTCGAGCGCCGCCTGAGCGACCACTGGGCCCTGGGCGGAGGTTTCGACTGGCAGCACAGCGATGACTATGCGCCGAGCAGTGCCATGCTCTACGTTCGGTATCTGTTCGAGCCCTGGCGCGGCAACCTGTTGTTGCCGGTGGAGCCGCTGGAGCCCTACAGCGAGTGGCGTTGA
- the bcsB gene encoding cellulose biosynthesis cyclic di-GMP-binding regulatory protein BcsB codes for MTRYPARTWGLAMALLACVFQATADTTPSTPEAVAEPVVPNWPVARTFEQLGHPADTLLLGVRNSEQIEFGLRRDRLATEAVLQLDYTPSPALLPTLSHLRVYLNDELMGVLPVEKEQLGQRVQRQLPLDPKLISDFNRVRLEFVGHYADICEDPAHSGLWLNLNRKSEVHLREQALAMENDLAFFPLPFFDVRDTGKVDLPVVFAASPTLGEQRAATILASYFGSQAGWRKATFPVLFDSLPAAGDKPKPAIVFASNERRPAFLADFEKFPRVDGPVVQLIDHPSDRWSKLLLVLGRNDEDLVKAASALAVGNNLFRGDRVKIEQMSDLQPRKPYDAPNWTRTDRPVRFAELLDYPQQLQVSGLQPNAIILDVNLPPDLFVWRNQGIPLRTLYRYTPPAVTDESRLTISVNDQYITSMPLVGNDRRGGTLEELRLSVLSSDSTALSEQALVPALKIGDRNRLRFDFSFASKLGSSQRDQCQTSLPVDVRAAIDENSTIDFSGYHHYIAMPDLRAFARSGFPFSRLADLSETQVLVPAKPTPMQVGILLDVVSNIAGQVGYPALGIRLIDDWKQAASADADLLVIGTLPQELAQERNLGLLLNAQRDWLAQGRSTSMPGRYRFDTSPVPASSHVAISAQAPLGAITGLKSPFHEQRSVVALLGNTDADYALLREALGDTGKLDAVAGSVTLVRSSGVSSQFVGEHYFVGQLPWWLLLWFHLSEQPLLLAVLATISVLLFAFLLWRALRWAARRRLGEAD; via the coding sequence ATGACTCGTTACCCCGCACGTACCTGGGGCCTGGCGATGGCGCTGCTCGCCTGCGTGTTCCAGGCCACCGCCGACACCACCCCGTCCACCCCCGAGGCCGTTGCCGAGCCGGTGGTACCCAACTGGCCCGTGGCGAGAACGTTCGAGCAGCTCGGGCATCCGGCCGACACCCTGTTGCTCGGTGTGCGCAACAGCGAGCAGATCGAATTCGGCCTGCGTCGCGACCGACTCGCCACCGAGGCTGTCCTGCAGCTGGACTACACGCCCTCGCCGGCGCTGTTGCCGACCCTGTCGCACCTGCGCGTCTACCTCAATGACGAGCTGATGGGCGTGTTGCCGGTGGAAAAGGAGCAGCTTGGCCAGCGCGTCCAGCGTCAGTTGCCGCTCGATCCCAAGCTGATCAGTGACTTCAACCGGGTGCGCCTGGAGTTCGTCGGGCACTACGCCGACATCTGTGAAGACCCGGCGCACAGCGGCCTTTGGCTGAACCTCAATCGCAAGAGCGAGGTTCACCTGCGCGAGCAAGCCTTGGCGATGGAAAACGACCTGGCCTTCTTCCCGTTGCCGTTCTTTGACGTGCGCGATACCGGCAAGGTCGACCTGCCGGTGGTCTTCGCCGCCAGCCCGACGTTGGGCGAACAACGCGCCGCCACGATTCTCGCGTCCTATTTCGGCAGCCAGGCGGGCTGGCGCAAGGCTACCTTCCCGGTGCTCTTCGACAGCCTGCCAGCGGCGGGCGACAAGCCCAAACCGGCGATCGTCTTTGCCAGCAACGAGCGTCGTCCGGCGTTCCTGGCCGATTTCGAGAAGTTCCCGCGGGTGGACGGCCCGGTGGTGCAACTGATCGACCACCCAAGCGATCGTTGGAGCAAGCTGCTGCTGGTGCTGGGCCGCAACGACGAGGACTTGGTCAAGGCTGCCTCGGCACTGGCGGTGGGCAACAACCTGTTCCGTGGCGACCGGGTGAAGATCGAGCAGATGAGCGATCTGCAGCCTCGCAAGCCATACGATGCGCCGAACTGGACCCGCACTGACCGCCCGGTACGTTTCGCCGAGCTGCTCGATTATCCGCAGCAGCTGCAGGTCAGCGGCTTGCAACCGAACGCGATCATCCTCGATGTGAACCTGCCGCCGGACCTGTTCGTCTGGCGCAACCAGGGCATTCCGCTGCGCACGCTGTATCGCTACACGCCGCCAGCGGTCACCGACGAGTCGCGCCTGACTATCAGTGTCAATGATCAATACATCACCAGCATGCCCCTGGTGGGCAATGATCGTCGTGGCGGCACGCTCGAAGAGCTGCGTCTGAGTGTGCTGTCCAGCGACAGCACCGCGTTGAGCGAGCAGGCATTGGTGCCGGCGCTGAAGATCGGCGATCGCAACCGCCTGCGGTTCGACTTCAGCTTCGCCAGCAAGCTCGGCAGCTCCCAGCGCGACCAGTGCCAGACCTCCTTGCCGGTGGACGTACGCGCGGCCATCGACGAGAACTCCACCATCGACTTCTCCGGTTATCACCACTACATCGCCATGCCCGACCTGCGCGCCTTTGCCCGCAGCGGTTTCCCGTTCAGCCGCTTGGCCGACCTTTCCGAAACCCAGGTCTTGGTACCCGCCAAGCCGACACCGATGCAGGTGGGTATTCTGCTCGATGTGGTAAGCAACATCGCCGGTCAGGTCGGTTACCCGGCGCTGGGCATTCGCCTGATCGATGACTGGAAGCAAGCCGCTTCGGCGGACGCCGACCTGCTGGTCATCGGCACATTGCCCCAGGAGCTGGCCCAGGAACGCAACCTTGGCCTGCTGCTCAACGCACAGCGCGACTGGCTGGCGCAGGGACGTTCCACAAGCATGCCTGGTCGCTACCGGTTCGACACATCGCCCGTGCCGGCCAGCAGCCATGTGGCGATTAGCGCCCAGGCGCCGCTCGGCGCGATCACCGGGCTCAAGTCCCCCTTCCATGAGCAGCGCAGCGTGGTCGCCTTGCTGGGCAATACCGATGCCGACTATGCGCTGCTGCGTGAAGCGCTCGGCGATACCGGCAAGCTCGATGCGGTGGCCGGCTCTGTTACCCTGGTGCGGTCCAGTGGTGTGAGCAGCCAGTTCGTGGGCGAGCACTACTTCGTCGGTCAACTGCCCTGGTGGCTGCTGCTGTGGTTCCACCTGTCCGAGCAGCCGCTGTTGCTCGCGGTCCTTGCCACCATCAGCGTGCTGTTGTTCGCCTTCCTGCTGTGGCGCGCGCTGCGTTGGGCTGCCCGACGCCGGCTGGGTGAGGCTGACTGA
- a CDS encoding FUSC family protein has protein sequence MNGFFSSVPPARDWFYGVRTFAASMIALYIALLMQLPRPYWAMATVYIVSSPFVGPTSSKALYRALGTLLGAGGAVLLVPPLVQSPALLAVAIALWTGTLLFLSLNLRTANNYVLMLAGYTLPMIALAVVDNPLAVFDVASSRAQEICLGIVCAAVVGAIFWPRRLAPVVLGSANNWFNEAIHYSDTYLAREVAADKVAGMRASMVATFNGLEMMIGQLGHEGTGPHTLKNARELRGRMIHLLPVIDALDDALIALENRAPTQFAQLQPLLAEARAWLEGTAKDASLARWTALHEQLERLQPSAAALDQRQALLLSNALYRLSEWIDLWQDCCALQHALRKDDAMPWRAVYRHWRLGRLTPFFDRGLMLYSVFSTVTAIIVASGLWILLGWNDGGSAVILAAVACSFFAAMDDPAPQIYRFFFWTLMSVIFSSVYLFLVLPNLHDFPMLVLAFAVPFICVGTLTVQPRFYLGTLLTIVNTATFISIQGAYDADFLTFINANMAGPVGLLFAFIWTLLLRPFGVELAAKRLTRFSWQDIVEMTQPATLAEHRHVGVQMLDRLMQHLPRLAQTGQDSGVALRDLRVGLNLLDLLAYMPRVGQAPRERLQTVVEEVGAHYAQCLRAKERLHAPAALLRNMERARQALALDAHDNDRGDARLHLLHALSGLRLALLPGVEVMLEPADQPQLPPGIDGAPL, from the coding sequence ATGAACGGTTTCTTCAGTTCGGTCCCGCCGGCCCGCGATTGGTTCTATGGCGTGCGCACTTTCGCCGCCTCCATGATCGCCCTCTACATCGCCTTGCTCATGCAACTGCCACGCCCCTACTGGGCCATGGCCACGGTGTACATCGTCTCCAGCCCTTTCGTCGGGCCAACCAGCTCCAAGGCGCTGTATCGCGCCCTGGGCACGCTGTTGGGCGCCGGGGGGGCGGTGTTGCTGGTGCCGCCGCTGGTGCAATCGCCTGCGCTGCTGGCTGTCGCCATCGCCTTGTGGACCGGCACGCTGTTGTTCCTGTCGCTGAACCTGCGCACGGCCAACAACTATGTGCTGATGCTCGCCGGCTATACCCTGCCGATGATCGCCCTGGCGGTGGTCGACAACCCGCTGGCGGTGTTCGATGTGGCCTCGTCACGGGCCCAGGAGATCTGCCTGGGCATCGTCTGCGCAGCGGTGGTCGGCGCGATTTTCTGGCCGCGCCGTCTGGCACCGGTGGTGCTCGGCTCGGCCAACAACTGGTTCAACGAGGCGATTCACTACAGCGACACCTACCTGGCCCGTGAAGTCGCCGCCGACAAGGTCGCTGGCATGCGTGCTTCGATGGTCGCCACCTTCAATGGTCTGGAGATGATGATCGGCCAGCTCGGCCATGAAGGCACCGGGCCTCACACCCTGAAGAACGCCCGAGAACTGCGCGGACGGATGATCCACCTATTGCCGGTGATAGATGCCTTGGACGATGCGTTGATCGCGTTGGAAAATCGCGCCCCGACCCAGTTCGCCCAACTCCAGCCGCTGCTGGCCGAGGCTCGCGCCTGGCTTGAAGGCACCGCCAAGGACGCCTCGTTGGCGCGCTGGACAGCCCTGCACGAACAGCTTGAGCGCCTGCAACCCAGCGCTGCCGCACTGGACCAACGCCAGGCATTGCTGCTCTCCAACGCACTTTACCGACTGAGCGAATGGATCGACCTCTGGCAGGACTGCTGCGCCCTGCAGCATGCCCTGCGCAAGGATGACGCCATGCCCTGGCGCGCGGTGTACCGTCACTGGCGTCTGGGCCGGCTGACGCCGTTCTTCGACCGTGGCCTGATGCTCTACTCGGTGTTTTCCACGGTCACCGCGATCATCGTTGCCAGTGGCCTTTGGATTTTGCTCGGCTGGAACGATGGTGGCAGCGCGGTAATCCTCGCCGCGGTGGCTTGCAGTTTCTTTGCCGCCATGGACGATCCGGCACCACAGATCTACCGATTCTTCTTCTGGACGCTGATGTCGGTGATCTTCTCCAGCGTCTATTTGTTCCTGGTACTGCCCAACCTGCACGACTTCCCGATGCTGGTGCTGGCCTTCGCCGTGCCGTTCATCTGTGTGGGCACCTTGACCGTGCAGCCGCGCTTCTACCTAGGCACCTTGCTGACCATCGTCAACACCGCCACCTTCATCAGCATCCAGGGCGCTTACGACGCCGACTTCCTGACCTTCATCAACGCCAACATGGCAGGCCCTGTTGGCCTGCTGTTCGCCTTCATCTGGACCTTGCTGCTGCGCCCCTTTGGAGTGGAGCTCGCGGCCAAGCGCCTGACCCGCTTCAGCTGGCAGGATATTGTCGAGATGACCCAGCCCGCGACCCTGGCCGAGCATCGCCATGTCGGCGTGCAGATGCTCGACCGCCTGATGCAGCACCTGCCACGCCTGGCCCAGACCGGTCAGGACAGTGGCGTGGCGCTGCGCGACCTGCGCGTGGGCCTCAACCTGCTGGACTTGCTGGCCTACATGCCGCGGGTCGGCCAGGCGCCGCGTGAGCGTCTGCAGACCGTGGTGGAAGAGGTGGGTGCTCACTACGCCCAGTGCCTGCGCGCCAAAGAGCGCCTGCACGCCCCGGCGGCATTGCTGCGCAACATGGAGCGCGCCCGCCAGGCGCTGGCCCTGGACGCCCACGACAACGACCGTGGCGACGCCCGGCTGCACCTGCTGCACGCCCTGAGCGGCTTGCGTCTGGCGCTATTGCCTGGCGTCGAAGTGATGCTCGAACCTGCCGACCAACCGCAATTGCCCCCGGGCATCGATGGAGCGCCCCTGTGA
- a CDS encoding efflux RND transporter periplasmic adaptor subunit gives MKKPLLTLGRVVLTLLVVTFAAVLVWQMVVYYMFAPWTRDGHIRADVIQIAPDVSGLIQKVEVRDNQMIKRGDVLFTIDQDRFTLALRQAKATLAERQETLAQASREAQRNRKLGNLVAAEQLEESQSREARARSAVSEAQVAVDTAQLNLDRSVVRSPVDGYLNDRAPRAHEFVTAGRPVLSVVDSASYHVDGYFEETKLSGIHIGDAVDIRVMGDSTRLRGHVQSLAAGIEDRDRSSGANLLPNVNPAFSWVRLAQRIPVRIAFDDVPEDFRMIAGRTATVSIIEGQRP, from the coding sequence ATGAAAAAACCGTTGTTGACCTTGGGCCGAGTGGTCCTGACATTGCTGGTGGTGACCTTCGCGGCCGTGCTGGTCTGGCAGATGGTCGTGTACTACATGTTCGCCCCCTGGACGCGCGATGGCCACATTCGTGCCGACGTGATCCAGATCGCCCCGGATGTCTCCGGGCTGATCCAAAAGGTCGAAGTGCGCGACAACCAGATGATCAAGCGCGGCGACGTGCTGTTCACCATCGACCAGGACCGCTTCACCCTGGCCTTGCGCCAGGCCAAGGCGACCCTGGCCGAGCGTCAGGAAACCCTGGCCCAGGCCTCCCGTGAGGCGCAGCGCAACCGTAAGTTGGGCAACCTGGTGGCGGCCGAACAGTTGGAAGAGAGCCAGTCCCGCGAGGCACGCGCCCGTTCGGCGGTCAGCGAGGCCCAGGTGGCGGTGGACACCGCCCAGCTCAATCTCGACCGTTCGGTGGTGCGCAGCCCGGTGGACGGCTACCTCAATGACCGCGCGCCGCGCGCCCACGAATTCGTCACCGCCGGCCGCCCCGTGCTGTCGGTGGTCGACAGCGCCTCGTACCACGTCGATGGCTATTTCGAGGAAACCAAGCTTAGCGGTATCCATATCGGTGATGCTGTCGACATCCGCGTGATGGGCGACAGCACCCGCCTGCGTGGCCATGTGCAGAGCCTGGCCGCAGGTATCGAAGACCGGGACCGCAGCAGCGGCGCCAACCTGTTGCCCAACGTCAACCCGGCCTTCAGCTGGGTGCGGCTGGCCCAGCGGATCCCGGTGCGGATCGCCTTCGATGATGTGCCTGAGGACTTCCGCATGATCGCCGGGCGCACTGCCACGGTGTCGATCATCGAGGGGCAACGGCCATGA
- the bcsZ gene encoding cellulose synthase complex periplasmic endoglucanase BcsZ, giving the protein MWRFVLMLALSLPAVAGAAPNCPWPAWERLRTELVSVDGRVVDPSDERLITTSEGQSYGLFFALVANDRATFAQLLRWTNNNLAEGDLSSHLPAWLWGRDAKGKWQVLDPNNASDADLWIAYSLLEAGRLWNEPSYTQLGQHLLWRISAQTLRKLPGLGIMLLPADYGFDDARGWRLNPSYLPPQLLDRFALVDPLWGELAGNTRRLLRDASPKGFAPDWLLWTPTGKIEPDPQHGSAGDYDAIRVYLWVGMLAKDAAQRVELLQHFAPMAMLTTQKGQPPETVDARSGQARGGGPGGFSAALLPLLAVTPNADEGLRAQRQRIQDHPIEPRAYYSQMLALFGQGWDEARYRFDKEGRLLPAWSTSCTD; this is encoded by the coding sequence ATGTGGCGGTTTGTGCTGATGCTGGCGCTGAGCCTGCCCGCAGTCGCGGGCGCAGCGCCAAACTGTCCATGGCCGGCCTGGGAGCGTTTGCGCACAGAGCTGGTGAGTGTGGACGGACGCGTGGTGGACCCCAGTGATGAGCGCCTGATTACCACCTCCGAAGGGCAGAGCTATGGGCTCTTCTTCGCCTTAGTGGCCAATGACCGGGCAACTTTCGCCCAACTGCTGCGCTGGACCAACAACAACCTGGCCGAGGGAGACCTCTCGAGCCATTTGCCGGCCTGGTTGTGGGGGCGTGATGCCAAGGGCAAGTGGCAGGTACTCGACCCCAACAATGCCAGCGACGCCGACCTCTGGATCGCCTACAGCCTGCTTGAGGCGGGGCGTTTGTGGAACGAACCCAGCTATACCCAGCTGGGTCAGCACCTGCTATGGCGCATCAGCGCTCAAACCCTGCGCAAACTGCCTGGCCTGGGCATCATGCTGCTGCCGGCGGACTACGGTTTTGACGATGCCCGAGGCTGGCGCCTGAACCCGAGCTACCTGCCACCGCAACTGCTGGACCGCTTCGCCCTGGTCGACCCCCTGTGGGGCGAGCTTGCGGGCAACACCCGTAGGCTGCTGCGCGATGCCTCGCCCAAAGGCTTTGCGCCCGACTGGCTGCTATGGACACCCACCGGCAAGATCGAGCCCGACCCGCAACATGGGAGTGCCGGCGACTATGACGCCATTCGTGTCTATCTGTGGGTAGGCATGCTTGCCAAGGACGCTGCCCAACGGGTTGAACTACTCCAGCATTTCGCGCCGATGGCCATGCTGACGACACAAAAGGGACAGCCGCCGGAAACCGTAGACGCCCGTAGTGGCCAGGCCCGTGGTGGCGGACCAGGTGGTTTCTCGGCCGCACTGCTGCCGTTGCTGGCCGTGACACCGAATGCCGACGAAGGGCTGCGCGCCCAACGCCAGCGAATACAGGATCATCCGATAGAGCCTCGTGCGTATTACAGCCAGATGTTGGCGTTGTTCGGCCAGGGTTGGGATGAGGCGCGGTATCGCTTTGACAAGGAGGGTCGCTTGTTGCCGGCCTGGAGTACGTCATGTACCGATTGA
- a CDS encoding MarR family winged helix-turn-helix transcriptional regulator, with protein sequence MTLDALHMKISSGMVVAARHWRRICQAALTGYGISEACAVPLLMIVRLGDGVRQVAVAQAAGLESPSLVRLLDQLCKAGLVCRSEDPLDRRAKALSLTAEGRRLAESIEGELVRLRRQVLRGIDQADLEATLRVIQAFEDVGQIAPGGLA encoded by the coding sequence ATGACGCTTGATGCACTGCACATGAAAATCAGCAGCGGCATGGTCGTGGCTGCCCGCCATTGGCGACGCATCTGCCAGGCGGCCCTGACCGGCTACGGCATCTCCGAAGCCTGCGCCGTGCCCTTGCTGATGATCGTGCGCCTGGGTGATGGAGTGCGTCAGGTGGCGGTGGCTCAGGCCGCCGGCCTGGAAAGCCCGTCGCTGGTGCGACTGCTCGACCAGCTGTGCAAGGCGGGGCTGGTGTGTCGCAGCGAAGATCCCCTGGACCGCCGCGCCAAGGCCTTGAGCCTGACCGCGGAGGGCCGTCGGCTGGCCGAGTCGATCGAAGGAGAGCTGGTGCGCCTACGCCGCCAGGTACTGCGCGGTATCGACCAGGCAGACCTCGAGGCCACCTTGCGCGTGATCCAGGCCTTCGAAGACGTAGGCCAGATTGCGCCGGGCGGGCTTGCATGA
- a CDS encoding DUF1656 domain-containing protein, with the protein MIGDLDISGVFLPTLLVMMVFTYLLFLGVHTVLVRLGFYRLVWHRALFNVALYAVLLGTVDHFCRNLMLP; encoded by the coding sequence GTGATCGGTGATCTGGATATCAGCGGGGTGTTCCTGCCCACGCTGTTGGTGATGATGGTCTTCACCTATCTGTTGTTCCTGGGCGTGCATACCGTGCTGGTACGCCTTGGGTTCTACCGCCTGGTCTGGCACCGGGCGTTGTTCAACGTTGCCCTTTACGCCGTGCTGCTTGGCACGGTGGACCACTTTTGCCGAAACCTGATGCTGCCATGA